One Variibacter gotjawalensis genomic window, CGGCCATCTCCTCGTTGCGCGTGACTCTGACGATGCGGTGGAAAGTCGGCGAACCCTGCAGCCGGCTGATCAACTCGATGCTCGCCGCGCCCCCGTCACGATTGAGCACCGCGATATCGACGTTGCGCACCTCCATCGTCGCCGCATAGGCGAAGACGAAAAGCTGCATGATCGGCGGCACAATCAGCACCATGCGGCCGCGTGGATCGCGCAGAACCGCGAGCAGCTCTTTGATGATGAGCGCTTTGAGCCGCGTCCACATCAGGCGAGCCGCTTCTTTGTCGTGCGCGCGGCGAGGGCGAACAGCACGGCGCCCATGGTCAGCAACACGGCGATCGATTGAGCGTAGAGCGGCCAGATATCGCCGGCGAGAAAGACAGTCTGCAGCGCCGGAATGTAGTAGCGCGCCGGAATGATCATCGTGAGCCACTGGATGATCTTCGGCATCGATGCGATCTCGAACAAAAAGCCGGAGAGCAGGAATGCGGGAAGGAACCCCGCGACCAGTGCGAGCTGCGACGCGAGGAACTGGTTCTTGGTGCCGGCTGAGATGAGCAGGCCGAGGCCGAGGGCAGGGCAGAGGAACGCCGCCGAAACCAGGTACAGCGCGATGAGTGACCCTCTGAACGGCACGCCGAACAACAAAACCGAAACGGCGACGCAGAGCGTCAACGCGAGCAGCCCGAGGATGAAGTATGGCAGGATCTTTCCGGCGAGAAGCTGTAGCGACGATACCGGCGTCGCCATCATGGCTTCCATCGTGCCGCGCTCCCATTCACGCGCGACGACGAGCGCGGTGAGCAGCGTGCCGATCATCGTCATCACGATCGCGATAGCGCCCGGCACAAGGAAATTGCGGCTGACGAGTTCCTGATTGAACCAGACACGCTGTTCGACATCGATGAGCGGCGCTGGATTAACGCCGTGGTCGATGGCGGTTTGATTGCGCCACGTCTGCACGACACCTTGCGCATAGTTCAGCACGAAGCTCGCCGTGTTCGGGTCTGTGCCATCGACGAGCACCTGCAGCCGTGGCGGCGTCTGCGGATTGGCGTTGTCGGCCGTGAAGTCGGCCGGAATGACGACGATGCCACGAATCCGGTTGACGACGAGGTCTTCTTCGAGTTCGCGGCGGTCAGTCGCGAGTTTGACCGTGAAATAACGCGAGGCCTGGAAATTCGCAGCAAGCTCACGCGCGGCCGGCGTCGGGCTCTCGATCGCGATGCCGATGCGTGTGACGGTCGCGTCGAGCGAGAGCGCATAGCCGAACAAAAACAAAAGAACGACCGGCAGCACGAAAGCGATCAGGATGCTCGACGGGTCGCGAATGACCTGCAGCGTCTCCTTGCGGACGAGGGCGATGAAGCGAATGGTGGCGTCGCGATCCATTACGCGGCCGCCTTCACGGCGGCGTCGGATTGCTCGACGAGCCGGATGAATGCGTCTTCCATCGTCGGATCGGGGTTCTCTTTGGTGGCGACCATCGCTTTGAGATCGTCGGGCGAGCCGAGCGCGATCGAGCGCCCGCGATAGATCAGCGAGATGCGATCGCAATACTCGGCTTCGTCCATGAAATGCGTGGTGACGAGTACAGTGACGCCTTTTTCGACGAGTCCGTTGATGTGCGTCCAGAATTCGCGCCGCGAGATCGGGTCGACGCCGGAGGTCGGCTCGTCGAGAAACAGAACATCGGGTTCGTGCATCGCGGCGCAGGCGAGCGCGAGGCGCTGCTTGAAGCCGAGCGGCAGATCCTTCGCGGAAGATTTCAGCCGCGATTTGAGATCGAAGATGTCGGTCATCAGGTCGATCTGCTGACGCCGCCGCGCGCGATCGAGCCCATAGACGCCGGCGAAGAAATCGAGGTTCTGGCCGACGCTAAGATCGCCATAGAGCGAGAATTTCTGCGCCATGTAGCCGAGCCGATTGCGCGCCTCCGCGCCCTCGCGGCGGAGATCGAAGCCGGCGACGCGGCCTTCGCCGGCTGTCGGCTTAAGGAGCCCGCACAGCATCTTGAACGTTGTCGATTTGCCGGCGCCGTTCGGGCCGAGCAAACCGAAAATCTCTCCCCGCGGAATATCGAACGTTATGTCGGATGCGGCCGTGAAGTCGCCGAACTGCTTCGTCAGCCCGCGCGCCTCGATGACCGGTTTGTCTTGCGGCGGCAGCGGCTGGCGCGCTTCGGCGAGCTTCGAGCGGCCGCCTGGGCCACCGCCCAGTATATCGACGAAGGCGTCTTCGAAGCGTGGCGGTGTCGGCTCGGCCTTTGCGTCGGCACCGAGCGACGCAACATCTGGAACACCTTCGCGTGTCACCAAACGCAGCGCTTCGCCTTGGATCACGCCATCGATAACGGTCTTGTCGTCAAGCACTTGCGCGAGCGCGAGACGGCGCCGGCCATGTATGCCGGTAACGCGGAACACGCGGCCATCGACACGCCCGGTGAGTTCCTTCGGCTCGCCGGAGAACAGCAGCTTGCCCTCGTTGAACAACAGCACGTGATCGCATTTCTCGGCTTCGTCGAGATAGGCCGTCGACCAAACGACGCCGACGCCTTCGCGCGCGAGGTCTTCGACCATCTTCCACAACTCGCGGCGCGAGATCGGGTCGACACCGACTCCGGGCTCGTCGAGCAGCAGAAGTTTCGGCTTGCGCAGCAGGGCGCAGGAGAGACCAAGCTTCTGCTTCATGCCGCCCGAAAGTTTTCCGGCGAGACGCCCAGTGAAACTCTTCAAGTCCGTCAGCGTCAGCAGTTCGTCAAACGCGGCTTGACGCTCGGCTTTCGGAAGGCCACGCAGATCCGCATAGAGATCGAGATTCTCCTGCACGGTGAGATCTTCGTAGAGGCCGAAGCGCTGCGGCATGTAGCCGATGTTGGCGTGAATGTGCTCCGGCGCTTGCGTCGTGTCGTGGCCGAGCACCGTGAGTGTGCCGCCGTCGGGCACAAGCAGCGCGGTCATAAGACGGATGAGCGTCGTCTTGCCGGCGCCGTCGGGCCCGACGATGCCCGTGATGCGTCCGCCTTCGATCTCGCCCGAGATGGCGTCGAGCGCCGGCTTCTCGCTGCCGAAGCGTTTCGTCACGCTATCAATGCGGACGAGGGTGGTCATTTCGCTGCCGCGGCGTTGGCTGGTGGCGCTTCGAGGCGCACGGTCACCGGCATGCCTTGCCGCAGACCTTGATCCGCGTTCTCGATCGTGATGCGCAGACGATAGACGAGGTCGGTGCGCAGCTCCGGTGTCTGCACGGTCTTCGGCGTGAATTCGGCGACCGGCGAGATGAAGCCGACGCGCCCGCGATAGGGCGCATTCGGCCGCGTGTCGCTTGTCACGGAAACCTCCATGCCAGGATGGATGCGGCCGAGCGACGGCTCCGGAATGTAGGCGCGCACCCACACGGGCTGTGACAGCGAAAGAACGTAGACGATGTCGCTCGGTCCGACGATTGCGCCCGGCTCACGGACGCGCGAGAGAATGACGCCATCACTCGGCGCCTTCAGTGTCGCGTCGGCGAGGGCCGTTTCGGCCGCGGCGAGATTGGCGCGCATACCTTCGAGCGTCGCGCGCGCCGCAGCGATGTCTTCTGGACGCGTTCCTTCGAGCAGAAGGCGCAGCGCCTCGCGCGACGACAGCAAACGCGCCTGTGCCATGTTGCGTGTGGCGAGCGCTTGATCGTAATTCGCGATGGAGGAAGCGCCTGTCTCGCGCAGCTTGTTGACGCGCTCGAATGTCTGCACCGCGTTGGCAACGTCAGCATCGTTCGCCGCGACTGTCGCGCGCGCTTGCGCGATCTCAGCTTCGCGCGGGCCTGCGATGAGACGCGACAGCGTCGCTTCGGCATTCTTCACTTGCGCGTCGGCGGCACGTACCTGGTCTTCGAAGGAGCGAATGTCGAGCTTCGCCAGCACGGTACCGGCCTTGATACTCTCGCCTTCCTCGAACGCCATCTCAGAAAGCCGCCCGGCAACACGGAATCCGAGCTGCACCTGCCGAATGTCGACATTGCCGTAGAGCGTGTTCTGCGCCTCAGCGGGTTTGCGCCAACCGAGACGGGTCGGCACATCGAACCACCAGCCGCCAGCGAGAATGGCGATCAGAACGGCAATCACGGCAACGCGCGTTCTCATGACGCACCTTTGTCTGTTGCGGGGCGAATGTTTGCGACGGTTTCGTCGATGAGTTGATTGAGAATGCCGAGCTCGCGGGAGCCGACGCTCTGCCAATCGAGCTGCCGCATCACGGCGGCACGAGCGAAGCGGAAGAAGATGACGTGGCCCACAGTGGCGAGTGCTCGCGCGCCGACGTGCTCGCTCTTCGGGTCATCGGCGAGCAATATCCCGATCAGTTGACGCAGCGTATCGACGATCGGCCGCATGAAACCTTCATAAACCCGCTCAAAGGCCTCGGTCGGCTCCATCTGCTCGCGCAGCATGAAGCGCGCCCACGGCCCTGACTCTTCGCTGACGACGAGGCGGGCCATCTCTTTCAGAATGCCGGCGAGGAGGGCGCGGGCTTCGGCAGGCGTGAGGCCGCCTTCCGCGGCGCGCGCCATCATCTGAGCGCGTCCGGCTTCGGCAGCGGGAGAGACATGAGCGCGGACACGGGCACCGATGTGATCGGCCGCCGCGAGGTAAAGCCCCTGCTTGCCGCCGAAGTAATACTGCAGCGCTTGGATATTCACGTTGGCCGCGCCGGCGAGTGCACGCGTTGATGCACCCTCGAAGCCGTGACGGCCAAAAACATCGATCGCTGCGATCACGATGCGTTCACGCGTCTCGTCGCCTCGCGAGGGCGGGCTGAGCTGTGGCGGTTGGGCCGTTCGTTCATCCATAAGTTGCGAAATACCTCTGCAGGGAGGTAATGTCAATCGATTGATTGAAATGTTGTGGTGGTTCGCCCTGACCGGGTGTGAATGGCTAACAAAGCCTCAACGAGAACGTCGAATTCCCTGCGATCGCCCGGAAGGATTCTTCAACCCTGTCATCAGGATGCAGCAAAAGTACCGGTCCGTTTTAAGTCGCTTTTTAGAGATCGGGTTCAGTCTCGCTCTCAACAAAAGTGGAGAGCGTCGTGCAGCACGTCCGTTTCGAAGTAGCGCGTCATGTTGAGGGTTGGGGGATCAAGCGCGGCGCTGAAATCGCCGGCTCGTATCCGTCGAAAGAGGCGGCTCTCGAAGCTGCGAAGATGGTGGCGTCCGGGTATCTCGGCCGCGGCATGCAAGTAACCATCTCGATGCCCTCGATGGTAGCCTGCGACTAGTGCCTCGTTTGCGCTATCAAAATGCTGGCGAATTTTAAGACTTCTTAAAGCGGGTCAACGGCCTATTGGGTCTGCTGCGCGTGTCGCGCGCAAAGAATGACGGGTCAAACCGTCCCCAGAGGCAGAACGATGACTCCGCGCCTGACCGGTCTTGAAATCAAGTCGCTGCTGTTGGTGGCGCTGATCGGCTTGCTGTTTGCCGGCACCTGGTATGACACCGCCGGCAATCGCGGTCGATCCGAGCATCAAACCGCGACACGGATCCTTCATCTTGGCGAACTGATCGCAGCGAGCACCGCAGCTCAGCAGGGCGCACCGGCCGGTGCGCGCCGGTTGGAAGCTGTCGGCGCTGCAGAAGCATCGCTGATCCGCATGCGTGATGCGGTCAAACTCCTCTCCGCTGACTATCAATTCGACGAAAGCGCTTTCCTCCGCCTCTCGGTCATCGACGAGGCGATCGTCACACGCCTTGCCGATCTTCGCCGCGGTGGTGATGCGCAGGCTTCGTTCGATCCCGCACTCGGCGCTCGTCTTGCGGTTGAGCTCCTCGGTCGCGAGCAACAGCGCCTCGACAATTCGGCAACGTCGGGAGACGGCGTGCGCGGTGCGATGCGCTGGCTCCAGCCACTGCTGTTCGGCCTCGCGTTGATCATCGCGCTTCTGCTGTTGCGCGATGCCCGCAAGTGGCGCCTCCGCGCCGTCAAGCCGGATGCCACGACCTATATGCAGCCGGGCCAGACGATCGCGGACCGCCGCGCGCTGATGTCGGGCATCCAGGCATCCATCGTTTCCTCACTCAACCGCAGCCGCACCATCGGCTTGATGCATTTGCAACTCGCCAACGCGACCACGCTGCGTGATCGTCTCGGCTGGGAAAGCGCCGACCGGATGGTCGGCGAGTTCGCCGACCGCCTGCGCAGCGAGTTCCGCCGCTCCGACATCATCGCGCGCCTCGAAGGCGATGCGCTCGTCGTGATGGCGAGCGACATTTCGAGCCGCAGCGATCTGACCGGATTCGAACAGCGCATCCGCCGCGTGCTCGAAGAGCTCAACAAGACCGCCGAAGCCGGCGCCGCGCTCAACATCGAAGTCGGCGCTGCGATGTATCCGATCGACGGCTATTCGGCCGAGGATATGCTCACGGCCGCACGCGCTTCCGTTGCACGCTCGAAGACGATCGACGGCCAAATTTCAGGCGCTCCGCAGCTCACCGCCAAGCCCGCCTAAGCACACTCGCAGTTGCGGCAGGTCTATGAGAGTCCAGTAAAATTTGCCGCTAACGCTCTGTTAATCATAAGAAAACTTGCGCGCATTAATTAAGATTTGAGTTAGTCCGAGTCCTTACCGTGCCATCTCAAGCTGGGCTCATCGTACCTACCGCGATGAGCCGTTCACGGTCCGCGCTGCTGATAGCGCCGGGTGAGGATGGCAGATGAAGTTAGCTAGCAGATTGGCGGTTATCGCTCTGCTGATGTCAGGCATCGGGAGCGCATCCGCGGCCGATTGGTACACGGGCAGCGCCGTCGTCGAAACGCCGGAGAGCTGGATCGTCGACGTCGACACCTCCGTCTCCGTCACATCGAAAGACACGGTTTTTGCCGGTGCCTCCGCGACCTTCGCGGCGGTCGACAACTTGCGCGTCTCCGGTTGGCGCGGCCGTATCGAAGGCCTCGTCGGCCGCTACACCTACGAACAGCACCTGACGAAGCAGAGCATCAAGAGCCAGCAAGAGGGCGGTGGCCTGATGGCAGGTTACGAATGGGTCGGCCGTGACACGACGGCCGCGATCTGGGCCGGTATCGACATCAAGAACACGACGCTGTCGTCGCCTGATCCGGACAACACGGTTATCGGCACCGGCGTCGGTGCGAAGTTCGCGGCGCAGTTCTACTCGAAGCTGTCCGACGGCTTCATGACCTCCGGCTACGGTTCTTACTCGACTCTGCACAACGCTTACTACGCGCGCTTGAAGGCGGGCTGGGCGGTCGCGCAGGAAGTCTACCTCGGACCGGAATTCACGATCCTCGGCGATGATTTCTATCGCCAATACCGCGTCGGCATTCACCTCACGGGTGTCCGGCTTGGCCGTCTGCAGCTCGGCGTCTCGGGCGGCTTCTTCAACGACAACCATCAAGGCAACGGCGGCTACGGCATCGTCGACGCGCGGATGGGCTTCTAAGAAACGCGTCTCGCCTAACGGCACAACTCGACTGGAACCGATCTGAATGCTAGCTGCGCTCCGATGGGCGGCATGGGGACTCTCAGCAACGATCGCTATGATCATGCTGATGCAGCCCGTTAGCGTCCAGGCGCAGCTGTTGCTCGGAGTCACGATCATCATCGCGATGCTTGTGCTGTGGACATTCTTCTCCAGCATCTCGATCGCGCGTCAGCTCTTCATCGCTTTCGGCAGCTTCGTCGTCATGCGCTACGTTTACTGGCGCGCGACCAGCACTCTGCCGCCGCTGAGCGATCCGATCGGCTTCGGCTTCGGCTTCACGCTGCTGATGGCTGAACTCTACTGCTTCCTCATTCTCGCGATCAGCCTCATCGTCAATGCGGACCCGTTGAAACGTCCGCCGATGCCGGTCGATCCAGACAATGAACTGCCGACCGTCGACGTGTTCGTGCCCTCGTACAACGAGGACGAATACATCCTTGCGACCACCATCGCGGCCGCCAAGTCGATGGACTATCCGCCCGACAAGCTCACCGTGTGGCTGCTCGACGACGGCGGGACGGATCAGAAGTGTAACGACTCGAATCCCGAGAAAGCCGTTGCCGCGCTTGCGCGGCGATTGTCATTGCAGAAGCTTTGCTCCGAACTCGGTGCGCAATATCTAACGCGCGCGAAGAACGAGCACGCCAAAGCCGGCAACATGAACAACGGCTTGAAGCATTCGAACGGCGAAGTCATCGTCGTGTTCGATGCCGACCACGCGCCGTTCCGCGAATTCTTGCGCGAGACGATCGGCCACTTCAAGCGCGACCCGAAGCTCTTCCTTGTGCAGACGCCGCACGTGTTCCTCAATCCGGACCCGATCGAGCGCAACCTGCAGACCTGGGAGCGCATGCCGTCCGAGAACGAGATGTTCTACTCGGTCACGCAGCGCGGTCTCGACAAGTGGAACGGCTCGTTCTTCTGCGGCTCCGCGGCGTTGCTGCGTCGCGCCGCGCTCGAAACGACCGGCGGTTTCTCGGGTATCACCATCACCGAAGACTGCGAGACCGCGTTCGAACTTCACGCGAAGGGCTGGACCAGCGTTTTCGTCGACAAGCCGCTGATCGCCGGCTTGCAGCCGGAAACCTTCTCGTCGTTCATCGGTCAGCGTTCGCGCTGGTGTCAGGGCATGTTCCAAATCCTGATGCTGAAGAATCCGTCGCTCAAGCTCGGCCTGAATTTCATTCAGCGCATCGCGTATCTCTCGAGCATGACGTTCTGGTTCTTCCCGCTGCCGCGCCTGATCTTCATGTTCGCGCCGCTGATCTACATCTTCTTCGACACCAAGATCTTCGTGTCGAACGTCGACGAAGCGATTGCCTACACGTCGACTTACATCGTCGTGAACATGCTGCTGCAGAACTTCCTCTACGGCCGCGTGCGCTGGCCGTGGATTTCGGAGCTCTACGAATACGTTCAGGGCGTCTATCTCTCGAAGGCGATTTTTTCGGTTGTCTTGAGCCCGCGTAAGCCGACCTTCAACGTCACCGCGAAGGGCCTCTCGCTCGACAAAGATCATCTGTCGGAACTGGCTTGGCCGTATTTCGCGATCTACGCCTTGCTGATGTTCGGCGGCTGTGTCGCTTTCTATCGCTACATGTTCGAGCCCGGCGTCACCAACTTGATGCTGATTGTCGGCCTGTGGAACACGTTCAATCTCATCATCGCGGGCGCAGCACTCGGCGTCGTCTCGGAACGCCGCGCCGTCGATCGTCATCCGCGCCTCGGCATCGAACGCAGCGCCGCGCTGAGCGCAAACGGCCGCGTCGTTCCGGTCATCGTCATCAACGTGTCGACCGGCGGCTGCGGCATTCGCCCGGTCGAAGGCGCGCTGCCGGGTGACATCACCAAAGGCCGTCTTCACATCGTGCCGCTTGGCAATCGCGTCACCGAC contains:
- a CDS encoding ABC transporter permease, which codes for MDRDATIRFIALVRKETLQVIRDPSSILIAFVLPVVLLFLFGYALSLDATVTRIGIAIESPTPAARELAANFQASRYFTVKLATDRRELEEDLVVNRIRGIVVIPADFTADNANPQTPPRLQVLVDGTDPNTASFVLNYAQGVVQTWRNQTAIDHGVNPAPLIDVEQRVWFNQELVSRNFLVPGAIAIVMTMIGTLLTALVVAREWERGTMEAMMATPVSSLQLLAGKILPYFILGLLALTLCVAVSVLLFGVPFRGSLIALYLVSAAFLCPALGLGLLISAGTKNQFLASQLALVAGFLPAFLLSGFLFEIASMPKIIQWLTMIIPARYYIPALQTVFLAGDIWPLYAQSIAVLLTMGAVLFALAARTTKKRLA
- a CDS encoding ATP-binding cassette domain-containing protein, producing the protein MTTLVRIDSVTKRFGSEKPALDAISGEIEGGRITGIVGPDGAGKTTLIRLMTALLVPDGGTLTVLGHDTTQAPEHIHANIGYMPQRFGLYEDLTVQENLDLYADLRGLPKAERQAAFDELLTLTDLKSFTGRLAGKLSGGMKQKLGLSCALLRKPKLLLLDEPGVGVDPISRRELWKMVEDLAREGVGVVWSTAYLDEAEKCDHVLLFNEGKLLFSGEPKELTGRVDGRVFRVTGIHGRRRLALAQVLDDKTVIDGVIQGEALRLVTREGVPDVASLGADAKAEPTPPRFEDAFVDILGGGPGGRSKLAEARQPLPPQDKPVIEARGLTKQFGDFTAASDITFDIPRGEIFGLLGPNGAGKSTTFKMLCGLLKPTAGEGRVAGFDLRREGAEARNRLGYMAQKFSLYGDLSVGQNLDFFAGVYGLDRARRRQQIDLMTDIFDLKSRLKSSAKDLPLGFKQRLALACAAMHEPDVLFLDEPTSGVDPISRREFWTHINGLVEKGVTVLVTTHFMDEAEYCDRISLIYRGRSIALGSPDDLKAMVATKENPDPTMEDAFIRLVEQSDAAVKAAA
- the hlyD gene encoding secretion protein HlyD, with amino-acid sequence MRTRVAVIAVLIAILAGGWWFDVPTRLGWRKPAEAQNTLYGNVDIRQVQLGFRVAGRLSEMAFEEGESIKAGTVLAKLDIRSFEDQVRAADAQVKNAEATLSRLIAGPREAEIAQARATVAANDADVANAVQTFERVNKLRETGASSIANYDQALATRNMAQARLLSSREALRLLLEGTRPEDIAAARATLEGMRANLAAAETALADATLKAPSDGVILSRVREPGAIVGPSDIVYVLSLSQPVWVRAYIPEPSLGRIHPGMEVSVTSDTRPNAPYRGRVGFISPVAEFTPKTVQTPELRTDLVYRLRITIENADQGLRQGMPVTVRLEAPPANAAAAK
- a CDS encoding CerR family C-terminal domain-containing protein is translated as MIAAIDVFGRHGFEGASTRALAGAANVNIQALQYYFGGKQGLYLAAADHIGARVRAHVSPAAEAGRAQMMARAAEGGLTPAEARALLAGILKEMARLVVSEESGPWARFMLREQMEPTEAFERVYEGFMRPIVDTLRQLIGILLADDPKSEHVGARALATVGHVIFFRFARAAVMRQLDWQSVGSRELGILNQLIDETVANIRPATDKGAS
- a CDS encoding GGDEF domain-containing protein, whose product is MTPRLTGLEIKSLLLVALIGLLFAGTWYDTAGNRGRSEHQTATRILHLGELIAASTAAQQGAPAGARRLEAVGAAEASLIRMRDAVKLLSADYQFDESAFLRLSVIDEAIVTRLADLRRGGDAQASFDPALGARLAVELLGREQQRLDNSATSGDGVRGAMRWLQPLLFGLALIIALLLLRDARKWRLRAVKPDATTYMQPGQTIADRRALMSGIQASIVSSLNRSRTIGLMHLQLANATTLRDRLGWESADRMVGEFADRLRSEFRRSDIIARLEGDALVVMASDISSRSDLTGFEQRIRRVLEELNKTAEAGAALNIEVGAAMYPIDGYSAEDMLTAARASVARSKTIDGQISGAPQLTAKPA
- the bcsS gene encoding cellulose biosynthesis protein BcsS, with protein sequence MKLASRLAVIALLMSGIGSASAADWYTGSAVVETPESWIVDVDTSVSVTSKDTVFAGASATFAAVDNLRVSGWRGRIEGLVGRYTYEQHLTKQSIKSQQEGGGLMAGYEWVGRDTTAAIWAGIDIKNTTLSSPDPDNTVIGTGVGAKFAAQFYSKLSDGFMTSGYGSYSTLHNAYYARLKAGWAVAQEVYLGPEFTILGDDFYRQYRVGIHLTGVRLGRLQLGVSGGFFNDNHQGNGGYGIVDARMGF
- the bcsA gene encoding UDP-forming cellulose synthase catalytic subunit — its product is MLMQPVSVQAQLLLGVTIIIAMLVLWTFFSSISIARQLFIAFGSFVVMRYVYWRATSTLPPLSDPIGFGFGFTLLMAELYCFLILAISLIVNADPLKRPPMPVDPDNELPTVDVFVPSYNEDEYILATTIAAAKSMDYPPDKLTVWLLDDGGTDQKCNDSNPEKAVAALARRLSLQKLCSELGAQYLTRAKNEHAKAGNMNNGLKHSNGEVIVVFDADHAPFREFLRETIGHFKRDPKLFLVQTPHVFLNPDPIERNLQTWERMPSENEMFYSVTQRGLDKWNGSFFCGSAALLRRAALETTGGFSGITITEDCETAFELHAKGWTSVFVDKPLIAGLQPETFSSFIGQRSRWCQGMFQILMLKNPSLKLGLNFIQRIAYLSSMTFWFFPLPRLIFMFAPLIYIFFDTKIFVSNVDEAIAYTSTYIVVNMLLQNFLYGRVRWPWISELYEYVQGVYLSKAIFSVVLSPRKPTFNVTAKGLSLDKDHLSELAWPYFAIYALLMFGGCVAFYRYMFEPGVTNLMLIVGLWNTFNLIIAGAALGVVSERRAVDRHPRLGIERSAALSANGRVVPVIVINVSTGGCGIRPVEGALPGDITKGRLHIVPLGNRVTDESLPVVLRHAQSPETNYYGFEFDGITNREYNALADLMYGEASALQRFLDHRRSHKNLFAGTFQMLIWGVTEPIRAFSLLIRGKTAQSIVDAPKETSTAEQKVDKTVDATLDPLQTITQRLRQEKADAAAAAAASGIPEPRSA